One genomic region from Alteromonas pelagimontana encodes:
- the lon gene encoding endopeptidase La: MTVERENRIEIPVLALRDVVVYPHMVIPLFVGREKSIRCLEAAMENDKQIFLVAQKDASVDEPESDDIYTVGTIATILQLLKLPDGTVKVLVEGNVRGEVETYSQSDPYFTADIARVHDENLSDSEQEVLIRSAVSQFEGYVKLNKKIPPEVLTSLNGIEDAARLADTMAAHMPLKLVEKQKVLEMKGVNERLEYLMALMEGEIDLLQVEKKIRTRVKKQMEKSQREYYLNEQMKAIQKELGELDDAPDEFEALSKKITEAKMPKEAEDKAKAELQKLKMMSPMSAEATVVRSYIEWLTSVPWHKRSAVKKDLARAEEVLNADHYGLEKVKERIIEYLAVQQRVKKLKGPILCLVGPPGVGKTSLGQSVAKATGRKYVRMALGGVRDEAEIRGHRRTYIGSLPGKLIQKMAKVEVKNPLFLLDEIDKMSADMRGDPASALLEVLDPEQNNSFSDHYLEVDYDLSDVMFVATSNSMNIPGPLLDRMEVIRLSGYTEDEKLNIAVRHLISKQIERNGLKKNELEITESAIIGIIRYYTREAGVRNLEREISKVCRKAVKDILLSKSKEKVVVTQENLKEYLGVQRHDYGKADKENQIGQVTGLAWTQVGGDLLTIETTAVPGKGKMTTTGSLGDVMQESIKAAMTVVRSRAEKLRINQDFYEKRDIHVHVPEGATPKDGPSAGIAMCTALVSSLTGNPVKCEVAMTGEITLRGEVLAIGGLKEKLLAAHRGGIKTVVIPKENERDLEEIPDNVKRELKIHPVKWIDEVLDIALQEPVESFKVVTEK; the protein is encoded by the coding sequence ATGACAGTTGAGCGTGAAAATCGCATAGAAATTCCCGTACTTGCCTTACGGGATGTGGTGGTATATCCACACATGGTCATACCGCTGTTTGTCGGACGGGAAAAATCCATCCGTTGTCTTGAAGCAGCAATGGAAAATGACAAACAGATATTTCTGGTCGCACAAAAAGATGCCAGTGTTGATGAGCCAGAATCGGATGACATTTATACCGTAGGCACAATTGCAACAATTTTGCAGTTGCTGAAGCTGCCGGACGGCACAGTAAAAGTGCTGGTAGAAGGTAACGTGCGCGGTGAAGTCGAAACCTATTCCCAATCTGATCCTTATTTTACAGCAGACATTGCCCGCGTTCATGATGAGAATCTTTCCGATAGCGAACAAGAAGTGCTTATTCGCTCTGCAGTGTCGCAGTTTGAGGGTTACGTTAAATTAAATAAAAAGATTCCTCCTGAGGTACTCACCTCGTTAAATGGTATTGAAGATGCCGCACGTCTGGCAGATACCATGGCGGCGCATATGCCATTAAAGTTGGTGGAAAAGCAAAAAGTGCTGGAAATGAAAGGCGTTAATGAACGTCTTGAATATCTTATGGCGCTGATGGAAGGCGAAATCGATTTGCTGCAGGTGGAAAAGAAAATTCGCACCCGCGTGAAAAAGCAAATGGAGAAAAGTCAACGCGAGTATTATCTGAATGAGCAAATGAAAGCTATTCAGAAGGAACTTGGCGAACTTGATGATGCGCCGGATGAATTTGAAGCGCTAAGTAAAAAAATTACTGAAGCAAAAATGCCGAAAGAGGCCGAAGATAAAGCGAAGGCAGAACTGCAAAAGCTTAAGATGATGTCTCCCATGTCTGCTGAAGCTACCGTGGTACGTAGTTATATTGAATGGTTAACATCGGTTCCCTGGCATAAGCGTAGCGCCGTTAAAAAAGATTTAGCGCGTGCTGAAGAAGTACTGAATGCTGACCATTACGGGCTTGAGAAAGTCAAAGAGCGGATTATTGAATATTTGGCGGTACAGCAACGCGTCAAAAAGTTGAAAGGACCGATTCTGTGTTTAGTGGGTCCGCCTGGGGTAGGTAAAACGTCACTTGGACAATCGGTAGCGAAAGCAACCGGCCGCAAATATGTCAGAATGGCCTTGGGTGGCGTGCGGGACGAAGCGGAAATTCGCGGGCATCGCAGAACCTATATTGGTTCGTTGCCAGGAAAACTGATTCAGAAAATGGCGAAAGTAGAGGTTAAAAACCCGCTGTTTTTGCTTGATGAAATAGATAAAATGTCTGCTGATATGCGCGGCGACCCAGCTTCTGCTCTACTTGAAGTGCTGGATCCAGAGCAAAACAATAGCTTTAGCGATCATTATCTGGAAGTTGACTACGACTTGTCTGATGTCATGTTTGTTGCGACTTCTAATAGTATGAATATTCCTGGTCCGCTACTGGACAGAATGGAAGTTATCCGCCTTTCCGGCTATACCGAAGACGAAAAACTGAATATTGCTGTTCGGCATCTTATTTCGAAGCAGATAGAACGCAACGGGCTTAAGAAAAACGAACTGGAGATCACTGAATCTGCAATAATCGGTATCATTCGTTACTACACTCGTGAAGCGGGAGTGCGTAATCTGGAACGCGAGATTTCCAAGGTTTGTCGCAAGGCAGTGAAAGATATTTTGCTTAGTAAGAGCAAAGAAAAAGTCGTGGTGACGCAAGAAAATCTAAAGGAATATCTTGGTGTTCAACGTCATGACTATGGTAAAGCGGATAAAGAAAATCAGATTGGTCAGGTAACGGGACTGGCCTGGACACAAGTAGGCGGCGATCTGCTTACCATAGAAACTACCGCGGTACCTGGAAAAGGCAAAATGACCACGACCGGTTCTCTCGGTGATGTAATGCAGGAATCGATTAAGGCGGCAATGACGGTTGTACGGAGTCGTGCAGAGAAGCTGCGTATTAATCAGGATTTTTATGAAAAGCGCGATATTCATGTTCATGTGCCTGAAGGCGCGACGCCGAAAGATGGGCCCAGCGCCGGTATCGCCATGTGTACGGCATTGGTGTCTTCATTAACGGGAAATCCTGTTAAATGTGAGGTTGCCATGACGGGAGAAATCACATTGCGCGGAGAGGTTTTGGCTATCGGCGGCCTCAAAGAAAAGTTACTTGCTGCTCATCGCGGTGGTATAAAAACGGTTGTTATACCCAAAGAAAACGAACGGGATCTGGAAGAAATTCCGGACAACGTTAAGCGTGAGTTAAAGATCCATCCAGTTAAATGGATTGATGAAGTGTTGGATATTGCGCTTCAGGAACCCGTTGAATCTTTTAAAGTAGTGACTGAGAAATAA
- the hupB gene encoding nucleoid-associated protein HU-beta, whose protein sequence is MNKSQLIDQIAAGADISKAAAGRALDAFTDAVTAALKDGDQVALVGFGTFAVRERSARSGRNPQTGETIQIAAAKVPSFKAGKALKDACN, encoded by the coding sequence GTGAACAAGTCTCAACTCATCGACCAAATCGCTGCTGGTGCAGATATTTCTAAAGCAGCCGCTGGCCGCGCTTTAGATGCGTTTACTGATGCAGTAACTGCAGCGCTAAAAGACGGTGACCAAGTTGCACTGGTAGGTTTCGGTACTTTCGCAGTTCGCGAGCGTTCAGCTCGTAGCGGCCGTAACCCTCAAACTGGTGAGACTATTCAGATCGCAGCAGCTAAAGTTCCTTCTTTCAAAGCGGGTAAAGCTCTGAAAGACGCTTGTAACTAA
- a CDS encoding SurA N-terminal domain-containing protein, whose protein sequence is MLERIREGSQGPWAMIIIGLVVLSFVFAGVGSYLTSSGSTVAATVNGQEISLDTLERAYQNQRQRMEAQYGESVSAMFADEGYLREFRQGVLERLIGDTLVEQKAREVGLRISDAQIRDTIRQMPEFQTAGTFDNNRYISILRQNGFQASDFRDYLRVELTRKQLASGLGASAFALPSEVQRVYDLQAQTRDARYLTVNAAPFAESIDVSDSEIQNYYEANITAFDTQEKVNIAYVNLSVDDLKDDVTVSDGEIDEYYQNNQDRYRKEEQRRVSHILIEFGDDEAAAKAEAEALLAKIKDGADFAQVAKENSQDTLSAENGGDLDFISPDMMDSAFDEAAFGLANKGDVSGVVETEFGYHIIKLTDVKPEQVTPFEEVSTEIRETLLADKATEKFFDLQSRMAEVAFEVPDTLEDVAGVANKEIKETGLFNQASAPAPMDNPAALSAAFSPELIEDGVNSELIELDENNVVVMRVKEHEPQRTRSLEEVKSRIESSLRAEKAQQAAMAWAESLVAKTEAGESIEDMLAQYDLDWKSVEGVNRAGGELPANLAETLFRLAPTEGEKTDVVSLTSGDVGVIELTAVNTAEKLDDSVKADLKQRLASNFGQSTYESFVSALREEADVSIASNL, encoded by the coding sequence ATGCTAGAAAGAATCAGAGAAGGTTCTCAAGGCCCTTGGGCAATGATCATTATCGGTCTGGTTGTCCTGAGTTTCGTGTTTGCCGGTGTCGGTAGTTATCTGACATCCTCAGGCTCTACTGTGGCGGCAACCGTAAATGGCCAGGAAATTAGTCTTGATACCCTTGAGCGTGCGTACCAGAACCAGCGCCAGCGTATGGAAGCGCAATATGGAGAAAGTGTTTCTGCGATGTTTGCAGACGAAGGGTATCTGCGCGAGTTCCGTCAGGGTGTTTTGGAGCGTTTAATTGGCGATACGCTGGTTGAGCAGAAAGCACGAGAAGTGGGATTGCGAATCAGTGATGCGCAGATTCGGGATACTATTCGCCAGATGCCAGAATTTCAAACAGCAGGTACGTTTGATAACAATCGTTATATCAGCATATTGCGTCAGAATGGCTTTCAAGCAAGCGATTTTCGCGATTATCTTCGGGTCGAGCTTACCCGTAAGCAACTTGCCAGTGGCTTAGGCGCTTCAGCGTTTGCTTTACCGTCTGAAGTTCAGCGCGTTTATGATTTGCAGGCGCAGACCCGCGATGCTCGGTATCTTACTGTAAATGCCGCTCCTTTTGCCGAATCAATTGACGTCAGCGACAGTGAAATTCAAAACTATTATGAGGCGAATATTACAGCTTTTGATACGCAGGAAAAGGTAAATATCGCTTACGTAAACTTGTCTGTAGATGACTTAAAAGATGATGTTACTGTTTCCGATGGAGAGATCGATGAATACTATCAGAATAATCAAGACCGCTATCGTAAAGAAGAGCAACGTCGGGTTTCGCATATTCTTATAGAATTTGGCGATGACGAAGCGGCTGCTAAAGCCGAAGCAGAAGCGTTGCTGGCGAAAATTAAAGATGGCGCCGATTTTGCGCAAGTGGCAAAAGAAAATTCTCAAGATACTTTATCTGCCGAAAATGGCGGCGATCTTGACTTCATTTCGCCTGATATGATGGATTCGGCCTTTGATGAAGCTGCTTTTGGTTTGGCAAATAAAGGTGATGTCTCTGGTGTTGTAGAAACGGAATTCGGTTACCACATCATTAAGCTTACGGATGTGAAGCCGGAACAAGTTACTCCCTTTGAAGAGGTTTCTACGGAAATTCGTGAGACATTATTAGCTGACAAGGCTACAGAGAAATTCTTTGACTTACAGTCAAGAATGGCAGAAGTCGCATTTGAGGTTCCCGATACGTTGGAAGACGTAGCCGGGGTAGCCAATAAAGAGATCAAGGAAACCGGCTTATTTAATCAGGCTTCTGCGCCGGCGCCTATGGATAATCCAGCGGCACTATCTGCTGCATTCTCACCAGAGTTGATTGAAGATGGTGTGAACAGCGAACTTATTGAGCTGGATGAAAACAATGTAGTGGTAATGCGGGTAAAAGAGCATGAACCGCAACGTACACGTAGTCTGGAAGAGGTGAAATCTCGTATTGAGTCTAGCTTGCGTGCGGAAAAGGCGCAGCAAGCAGCAATGGCCTGGGCTGAATCTTTGGTAGCGAAGACGGAAGCTGGAGAAAGTATCGAGGACATGCTGGCGCAGTATGATCTTGATTGGAAGTCCGTTGAAGGTGTAAATCGAGCAGGCGGCGAACTACCCGCTAATCTGGCGGAAACACTGTTTCGCCTGGCTCCGACAGAAGGCGAAAAAACTGATGTTGTTTCACTAACCTCTGGTGATGTTGGTGTTATCGAACTTACTGCTGTAAATACTGCTGAGAAGCTGGATGACTCTGTAAAAGCGGATCTTAAGCAGCGTCTGGCTTCTAATTTCGGGCAGAGTACCTATGAGAGCTTTGTCAGCGCATTGAGAGAGGAAGCGGATGTGAGTATTGCCAGCAATCTTTAG